One genomic region from Streptomyces sp. NBC_00457 encodes:
- a CDS encoding DUF5999 family protein, translating into MCQHQPPCPTAESADRESARLVAHHPEQGWSLLCNGVLLFEDTGELLPDGQIIAPHRTVVMTAA; encoded by the coding sequence ATGTGCCAGCACCAGCCACCCTGTCCGACAGCCGAATCAGCCGACCGGGAGTCCGCCCGACTCGTCGCGCACCACCCGGAGCAGGGATGGAGCCTGCTGTGCAACGGCGTTCTGCTGTTCGAGGACACCGGTGAGCTTCTGCCCGACGGCCAGATCATCGCCCCGCACCGCACAGTGGTGATGACCGCGGCCTGA